AACCTGTGACTTGCCCTGCCGGCGGCCTCTCAAAAGCCAAACCACTTTGCCAGCTCAGAAGCATCACAACTCCCAGAGTTCCGCTTTTGCGGAAGTTTCTCCCCAAAAGCCAAAGTAACTGACGGGATCCTGTCATGCATGGTTTTTCTGTTAATAAGAATGCCTCAACTCATGAATTAGTCAAATGCCATTTGAGCCAAAAAAGGGAGAACCCCAACGTCATAGGGCCATGCCACCTGAACGAGCTTGGCGGTTGACGAAAAAAGCGCCCCCGCACAACATTGGGGCGCAGATCAAGCCATGACCACTGCCAATAAAGTCACCATCCTGCGGATTCTTTTAATCCCCTTTTTTGTGGTCGAGGTGCTCTACTATGGCAATGGTCATAATGAGGTCAACCGGCTTCTGGCCCTGCTCACCTTTGCCGTTGCCTCCATTTGCGACGGGGTCGATGGATACATTGCCCGCCGCTACAATCAGCGCAGCGAACTGGGGGCCATCCTGGACCCCCTTGCCGACAAGCTCTTGCTGGTCTCAGGCATTATTGTCCTGAGCTTCGATCACCGGCCGTACCTCGATGTGCTCCCCTTGTGGCTTGCCGGCACCATAATTGGCCGGGACATCCTCTTGCTGGCCGGCCTGATCGTCATTCAGTGGACCGTCGGCAAGGTCAACGTCAGACCCCGCATGCTAGGCAAGCTCGCCACCCTTTTGCAGATGATCGTTATCCTTTGGATTCTGCTCAAGTGGGACAAACGCTGGCTCTTTGGCTGGACGCTCAGCACGGCCCTGTGCACTGGCATTTCCGGTCTGCTCTATGTGTGGGACGGCAGCCGCCAACTCAGCGCCCATCCCGCCAGCTCGCCCGCCAAACAATAGCGCCGCCCCTGTCATTGCATTGACACCCCACCCTGATGTGCGACTATATCCGCACTGGAATGTCTTAACCGTTTAACTATTAATCAACACGCATTATGGCTATCTCCGTCGGCTCCAAAGCCCCTGATTTTACCCTCAAATCCAAACAAGCCTCCGGCCTCGTTGACCTGAAGCTCAGCAATAATTTCGGAAAGAAAAATACCGTTCTGCTCTTCTTCCCGGCAGCCTTCACCAGCGTCTGCACTTCCGAAATGTGCGACATCAGTGCCGGACTCAACGCCTACTCCGGACTCAACGCCGACGTCATTGGCGTGAGTGTCGATTCCCCTTTCGCTCAAGAGGCCTGGGCGCAAAAGGAGCATATCAAGTTCCCCCTCGCCAGCGATCTCAATAAGGACGTCATCAAAAAGTACGACGTCGTCTTTCCAATGCTGGCCGGAATTGGCGACACCGCCGCTCGCGCCGCCTTTGTCATCGATAAAAACGGCGTCGTCCAATACAGCGAACAAACCCCCACTCCTAAAGACCTGCCGCACTTCGACAAAGTCAAAGAGACCCTCGCCAAACTGACCTAGGCGAACTTCGTCGCAATCACGACCCGTCCTCGTCCGAAGGCCTCCTCCGCGACGGATAATGCCCCTCGGCGGACCTTGCTTGCAGGGGCATTCATGCGCCGCACATCGGAAGGAGGGAAATCAAACTCCAAAAGGGACTCAGCCGCCTCTCGTGACCATGTCCCCGTGTTGGGGCGGACAACGCGGCTGAGGATGGCGGCTTCGCTTGTTGCGGCGGCTACAGGCATACACTAAAACCAAACTCAAGATGGCAGAGCAGAGCGACTAAGGCAACTGCCCTCTCAGAAAAGGGGCCATGAGGAACGCGGCGAAAATGCGGCCGACCCTGGGCTGACCCTGGAGTTCCGCGCCTGCCAACCCGTGAGCGCCTCACGGGGAATAACTCTGTTAATAAGTTCTCCATAACCTCTAACAACTCGCTCTTTTCCCGATCGTCGATTTCAACGATAAGGAGAGCGTGAATAATTTTGAAAACCGCGAAGCCGCTTTGGCTCTGGCGGACAAATGGTTCGAGGCCTTTCACAAAAGCCCGCGATTCGCCGGCCTAACCGATTCTCAGCGGCGCAAAGCCAGCGCCATCACGGGGTTCTTCGCGCAGCATGCGTTCGACTATCTGGGTTTGACGCCCGACAAATGGGATGAAGCGGCGGTGGCCGAGTGCCTCACAGAGATATTCCCCAGGAAGGTATCGGCCGAACCGGCCTTTTTTGAAGCGACCTCGCCGGTCCTGAGCGCCTTCTTTACGTTTCTGAGCGAGACAGCCCTGCTTTCAGAGGGGCTTGGACTGGCCCAAACGGCGCAGACAGTGCAGGACGAGGCCCTTGCCGCCGTCGGCGATCGCAGCAACTGGGGGCCTGCCAAGTCCTTCGTCATGGCGGCCCTCGAATCCGGAGTGGATGTCCGGAACGCCGACGCGCTCCGGGCCTTCACGTTGGAATTTAATCTGCGCCAAATGGCCCACTCCGCGGGACCCAACCGACCCGCGGCGTCGGCGCAGCATGACTTCCCACGCGCTCCACGCTCCGGGCGCTGACTCGCGCCTATTCGCGGTGAAAAAAAACTTGGCCACAGTCCAGGACGAGCCCTTTGCCTTTGATTCTCCCTCCCAAGCCCGTGAGCACCAGGCGTCTGTCTTGTCCAATGTTTGGCCGCCTAACAGTTCTTTGCAGCTTTTCACGGAGTTGCGAGTCTCGAGGTCGCTTGGCGCAGACCGATCCGCGCAACTATTGGGGCTGCCCGGGGTAAGCAACTGTGCAAGCGCGGTTCACAATTTGCGGGGCCCCAGGGCGGGTTGTGGCCGCCGGCGAGGGCATGGGTAGGTCTGAAACGCCGGCGGCCACGAATCCCTGCGGCACGTTTTGGTGCTGGTCAACCTTTCTGAGTAAAGTAAAATAAAACCGGATGTAGCGATTTCCGGTTCCTTTTTTGCGGCGGGCTAATCAGATGAAATCAACGGCGCCATTTCTGGCGGGGGTAGGGCTGCTGATCCTGCTGGGAGCAGCGGGCTGCACGACAAAGTACTTTCGCAAATCGGCCGACAAGCAGGTCTATGGCATCGTCAGGAATAAATCACCGGCGGTGCCCAACATGGACCCCCATTTTACCATCGAGCAGACCAATTCCCCTCTGCTCGAGCAGTTGCCCATCTCCACCAATGCCCCCGATTTCCTTGGCGCCTATGGTGAACGCGAGCGCGGGGCGCGGGCGCTGAGCCTCGAATCGGCCCTCGCCCTGGCAATTCACTACAGCCGCAGCTATCAATCGCGCAAGGAGCAGCTTTATCTCTCCGCGCTGAACCTGACGCTCTCCCGCCACCGCTTCACCCCCATTTTTAACGCCGAGGGCAACATCAATTACGGCGGAGAAACCGAACGCGCAGTCGCCTACCAACTCAACCAGGCCACGGGTCTGCTCGAACCAGTGGTGAGCGACTCGCTGGTCGAGCAGCAGCGCATCGCCGCCAATGGGACATTGCTTGGGGCTGACTGGCTCATCCGCGGCGTGGGCGAACTCAGCGCCTCTTTGACGGCTGACTTTATCCGGTTTGTCACCGGCGGTCCCCAAACCCTCTCCCAGTCCCAGCTCAATGCCAGCTTCACCCGTCCCCTGTTGCAGAACGCCGCCTTCAAAGCCGAGATGGAAGCCCTCACCCAGGATGAACGGCAGGTCCTTTACGACCTGCGCGATTTTACCCGGTACCGCAAGGATTTCGCCGTCCAAATCGCCACCGCCTATTATGGCGTCCTGGGCAGCCGCGACGCCGCCCGCAACAACTTTCTGAACCTCAAAAGCTCGAGGAAAAATGCCGAGCGCAGCCGGGCCCTGGCCCAGGAGGGCCGCATTACCCAATCCGATTTGGGCCGGCTCGAACAGCAGGAACTCACCGCTGAAAGCTCGTGGATTAATGCCATCCGCAATTACCAGCAGGCCCTCGACAATTTCAAACTCCAACTGGGCTTGAGCGTCGATGCCAACCTTGTCCTCGAAGATCGGGAACTCGAGCGTCTGCAAATCAGGGACCCCAAACTCAGCGTCGATGAGTCCATCCGAATCGCACTGGTTGCCCGCCTGGATTACCTGAACGTGAAGGACGAGCTGGGCGATGCGGGACGCAAAGTCGATGTCGCCATCAGCGCCCTCAAGCCCAGAGTCGATTTTGTCTCAACCGTCAATATGAGCAGCAACCCCGACCGCACCGGCGGCTTGCAGATGCCCGATCCCCAACGATACAGTTGGAGCGCCGGGGCGCTGGTCGATCCGGGTCTGGACCGCCTGCCCCAGCGCAACAACTACCGGACGGCCCTGATTACGCGCGAACGCGCCAGGCGCGCCGTCGATGAGCAGGAAGACCAAATTAAACTCCAGGTCCGCGATAGCTGGCGCACGCTGGACCAGGCCAAACGCAACTACGAAATCAGCGAGATCGGTGTCACCATCGCCCAACGCCGCGTCGAGGAGCAAAATCTGCTCGCCGAACTCGGACGCGCCAAGGCCCTGGACCAGGTCGATGCGGAAAACTCATTAAACGACTCCAAAAACCAGCGCACGCAGGCCCTCGTCACCCATACCATTGCCAGACTCCAGTTTTGGGACAACCTGGGCATTCTCTATATCAAAGACAACGGCCAGTGGGAGGAAACGCACGATGCAAACAGCAAGTAACCTAGTTACATCGTTTTGGCGCCGGCCACGCTGGTGGCTTCTGGCGGCGGGCCTGGCCCTGGCAGCGGCGGCCTTGGTTTTCTGGCCGCCCGGCTCAAAATCGGGCGCCAATGGCCCTGTGTTTGCCGCTCGGCGCGGCCCGCTCGAAATCACCCTTCTCGAGGGAGGCAGCCTCCAAGCCCTCGAATCGCAGGAGATCAAATGCGAGGTGCGCGTCGGCTATCAAGGCACAAAAATCCTTAAGATCGTCGAAGAGGGCTATCTCGTCACGGATGACGATGTCAAAACCAACAAGGTCCTGGTCGAACTCGACTCTTCGGACCTCCAGAAGCAGCTCATTCAACAGGAAATCCAATACCAATCCGCTCTGGCCAGCCTCATTGACGCCCAACAAAGCTATGAAATCCAGGTGAGCCAAAATGAAAGCGACATCAAGGATGCCGAACTCAAGGCGCGCTTCGCCCGCATGGATTTCGATAAGTTCCTCGGCGACTCCGTTACGGCCCAGATCATCGCGCAGGTTGGACTCGATAAATTATTAGCCGCTGCGAGCACCAATGATGTCGAGCAGACAACCCGCGCCGATGAGGCCGCTCCAGACCAGCCCGTCACCGGTTCAATGGCCGCTCCCGAACCCGGCCCAAATCACTCACCCACCAACCAGCCGGCCGCCATTCAAACGGCGGAGATTCGGCTCGTGAACGGGGCTGTTGCTTCCAAGGCCACTCCCATAATGACAAACACGGCGCAACCCCTGCGCGTTGCCCAGGCCCCCTCTGCCAACCACGACCCGAATGAAATGGACTCCACCAACTCCATGATGGTCGATTTCTCACCTTACGCCAGCCTGGATAAGCTGGGCGATGGCGAGGCCAAGCAGAAAGTGCGCCAGTTCGAGGATGACCTCCAGGTTGCCGAAAAGGAATTGGGCCAGGCCAAATCGACATTGGAGGGGACCCGGCGCCTTTTTGAAAAGGGCTTCGTCACCAAAACTGATTTGGAACGGGACGACATCGCCTACGAAAACAGCCGGCTCAAAGTGCAAACTGCCGGCAGCGCCAGGGACTTGTTCCTCAAATACGACTTCCTCAAATCCGCCGAGGATACCCTCTCGAAGTTCGCCCAGAGCGTCCGCGAATTGGATAAGGCCCGGCGGGTTGCCATCTCGAAAATGGCTCAGGCCAGGGCGAAATTGAAGTCCGCACAGGCCCAGCACCAGGTCCAACTCCGCCAGCGGGACGATTTCAAGGAGCAACTTGATAAATGCACCATCCACGCCACCAAAACCGGCCTGGTTGTGTACGGCAGCGCCGGCGACGACATGTTCTATTACGGCGGCCAGGAACAGATTCGCGAAGGCGCCACCGTCCGCGAGCGTCAGGCTATCATTACTATTCCCGATATGACGCGCATGTCCGTCAAAGTCAAAATCCACGAAAGCTACATCAAGAAGATCAAAAAGGGCCAAAAGGTCCGCATTACGGTGGATGCTTTCCCGGACAAGGCCTTGACTGGAGAGGTCAGCAAGGTGGGCGTTCTGCCGGATTCACAAAATCGTTGGCTCAACCCCGACCTCAAAGTCTATCTCACGACGATAACTGTCGATGGAACCCAGGATTGGGCCAAACCGGGTATGAGCGCCAAGGTGGAAATCCTGGTGGATACGATTTCCAACTGCGTTTATGTGCCGGTCCAGGCCGTCTCCCCGGATGGCGACCGGCAGGTCTGCTTTCTGCCCCATGGCGCCAAGCCCGAGAGGCGTGAAGTGCAAATTGGGGGTTTCAACGATGAATTCATCGAGATTAAGAGCGGCCTCAAAGAGGGGGAACTCGTCTTGCTTAAAGCGCCTGATGGGCTCCAGCCTCAAACCCCGGCGCTGCCGGGCAAACCACCTGAGAAACCCAAGCCGCAGCTACCCTCCGGCCCGGCGGTTTCCCCCGCAACGCTCCCTGCCAGCCCGCCAGTCCAGGCCAGAAAAGCATGAAAGCACATTTTAAACTATCGCCATCCTCCTCGTTGTCTCCCTCTGTCCTTCCGAAGGGGAACCTGTTTAGCGTCGCGCAAACTTCCAGCCTGCCATATCGCAGATTTCCAATTAGAGGACGTACGAGCTTTCCACCGTGCGGTTACTCGGAGTTCCTGCCGGCTAAACAGATACCCGAAGGGAGAGGGCCGGGGGAGAGGGGTCCCTCTGTGTATAGTCCATCCCCCGGTCCTCTCAGTACTTTACCGCACGCATAACCATGCCCCCCATTGTCCAATTCGAAAATGTCCGCAAGACCTACCGGATGGGGTCGGTTACCGTCGAGGCCCTGCGCGGCATTTCCTTCGATGTCCACTCCGGCGACTACATCAGCATCATGGGGCCATCGGGGTGCGGCAAATCGACCCTGCTGAACCTCTTGGGCTGCCTGGATCACCCCACCTCGGGACGCTACCTGCTGGGTGGTGAAGACGTTTCCGCTATGTCCGATGATGCCCTCTCGGCGATTCGGGGCACCCGGCTCGGTTTCGTATTTCAGTCCTATAACCTGATCCAGCAACTGACGGTCCTCGAGAATATCGAAGTGCCGCTCTATTATCAGGGCCGGCCCGAGAAAGAGAGCCGCGAGGCCGCCCGTTGCCTGGCCGAGCGCGTGGGTTTGGATGCGCGATTGGAGCATAAACCGTTCGAACTTTCTGGCGGACAACAACAGCGCGTCGCCATCGCCCGGGCGCTGGTCAACGACCCGCTGGTCTTGCTGGCTGACGAACCCACCGGCAACCTCGATTCCACTTCCGGGGGTGAAATCCTTCACCTGTTTGACGACCTGAACAGCCAGGGAAAGACCCTCATCCTGGTCACTCACGATACCTCGATTTCGCGCCACGCGCGAAGGGCCATTCGCCTTTGCGACGGCGAGATCGAATCGGATGTCAATGGACAACCACCCCCCTAAATCATCCCCTCCGCGTTCCGGTTCATGGCTGGCCCGTTTCCGGCGCTCAATGCGCCTGGGCATCCGGAGCCTGTGGCTGCATCGGCTGCGCTCGCTGTTAACCGTTCTGGGCATTGTTTTTGGCGTTTGTTCGGTTATCGCAATGCTGGCCATCGGCGAGGGCGCCAGCTTCGAGGCCCAGGAACAGATTAAAAACCTCGGCAGCCAAAACATTATCATCCGCAGCGTCAAACCGCCCGAAGAGCAGAAAGTCTCGGACAAGGGCAGCGAGAATTATGTGCTCCAGTACGGCCTGACCTACCCCGACGTGAAACGCATACGCTTGACCATTCCCGGGGTGACGGTGGTGCTGCCGGCTCGCAACATCCGCGAGTATGTCTGGAACATCAGCCGCCGCGTCGATTGCGAGGTCGTCGGCACCGTCCCCTGGTACCCTCAGATGCGCAATCATCAGGTCGCTATGGGCCGGTTCTTCACCGATACCGACATGGACGGCAAGGCCAGTGTTTGCGTGCTGGGCGCCGAAATGGTCCCGGCCCTTTTTCCGCTCGAATCGCCGCTTGGCAAACACGTTCGGGTCGGTTCGGAATATTACCAAGTGATTGGCGTGATGGAGCCGCGCGGGCCGGAGGCCAATGCCGACGGCAGCCAGGATAACACGAAAGCGGCCGTCCATCGCATGTTCATCCCGCTGGAAACTGCGAAACTGCGATTTGGCGAAATTCTCCTGCGCCGGCGCAGCGGCAGTTTCGCAGCCGAACGGGTGCAACTTCACGAGGCGACCGTGAAGGTGGCCTCGCTCGAAGAGGTCACCGGTGCAGCCGACGCCATTAAGGAGGTCCTGCAACGGAACCATAAAAAGGTCGATTATGAAGTGATTGTCCCCCTCGAACTCCTCAGGCGGGCGGAGCGGACGAAAGAGATTTTCAACATCGTGCTCGGCTCGATAGCCGCTATCTCGCTGCTGGTGGGCGGCATTGGGATCATGAACATCATGCTCGCCAGCGTCACCGAGCGCACCCGGGAGATCGGCATCCGGCGCGCGTTGGGCGCCCGGCGGCGGGACATTATTTTGCAATTCCTGGTGGAAACGGTGCTGCTCTCGGGGGCAGGCGGGATTCTCGGGGTCTTCCTGGGCCTGGCCATCCCGTTCATTGTCAGCCACGCCGCCGGCATGAAGACCATCGTGACCGTCTGGTCGCCCTTTCTGGCCTTCAGCATCTCGGCTATTGTGGGTGTGGTCTTCGGCCTCTACCCTGCTCTGCGCGCCGCCAACATGGACCCCGTCGAGGCCCTGCGTCATGAATAAGCGCAATCTGCGCGTTCTTCATGCCAACGCACAAACCTTCGTCACTGTTCGCAGCCCCGGTCACAGCCCTTCAACCCGGCGCAAGCGCAGGACCGGTTCACCCGCTTTGCGCGATTCGCCCAGGTCAATCTCGAACTCGGCAACCCAATCATTGTGGCCCTCTGGATCGACGAGCATCTGCTGGACACGCCACGAGGCCCTGTCTTCGCTGGGCAGCACGTGGGTGTGCCGCAGGTTGCGCGCTTCGGGGTCGAGGCAAATCCGCTCATGCCCCGCGTAATAGCCGTCAAGGGCCTGGCGCAAACGCCCGGCAGTCCAGGGTTGCCCTTCGCAATCCAGGTCCGAGCTGAGATAAGTGAGGGCTTGGCCGGCGTCATCATTCACTAAACCACGCAAGAAGGAGAAAATGCGATTCCGAACCGCAGCCGTGAATGTCTTCGTGTCACGCGTGACATCCGGGGCCGCTTCTTCCGCGCCCGGCGGGCGGAGTTCTTTCTCCTCAGCGCGTTGATAGTTGGGGTACCGCATCTTCTCCCATTCATCCAGCAGGCTCGAATCCACCTGCCGGATCATGGTCCGCAGATAAATCTCCATTTCGCGGACGGTATCGCCCTTGGCGGTGTCGGGGACAGTTTGGGCCAACACTTTATAGACCCCGTTGAGGTGGCGCAACAGGAGTCCCTCGGCCCGCTGCAGTTCGTAGTCGCGAATGTAATCCGAGAAGGACCTGAAATTCTCGAACATCTCGCGCGCAATGGATTTGGGCCGGATATTCTCCTGGCCAACCCAGGGGTGCTTGTCCGCAAAGGCGTTGAAGGTGGAATAGATGAATTCACGATTCGGTTTGGGGTATTCGAGTTTTTCCAACTCCTCGATTCGCTCGTCGTATTCGATGCCGGCCATTTTCATCTCCGCCATTTTCTGGTCTTTAACCTTATCCAGTTGTTTGCGCAGGATGAGGTCCGGGTCTTCGACGATCGATTCCACCAGCGTCAGCAGGACCAGCGGGTAATCCGGCGCCTGCGGGTCCACCAGCGGCAAGGTTTCCAGCAGGTAGAGCGAGAGCGTCCGGTCCATGGAAAAGTCTTCCTGCAACTCGATATTGACGCGCAGGTAAGCCCCTTCGGCTGTGCGCGGAATGAACTCGACGATTTTGCGCTCGACCAGTGACCGGAAGAGTTGCCAGGCCCGCTTGAGATGGGCCCTTTTGGCTTTCGGCGTTTCGTGGCAGTCCCGGATGAGCGTCTGCATCGCGCGGCAGCCGTCGCCTTTGCGGCTCAATACATTGAGCAACATCCCATGTGAAACCTGGAAACGCGAGGCCAGTCGCTCCGGTTGTGCCGCCATCAACCGCGCAAACGTGTTTTTGTCCCAATTGACAAAATTCCACTCAGGCGGCTTGCGTTTGACGGCCTTCTTGCCGTCGCGGGCGGCTTTGTGTTCGAGCTTCAGGTTTTCGACCACATGCTCCGGCGCCTGCGCTACCACCCAGCCCCGCTCGTCGAATCCTTTGCGACCGGCACGCCCGGCTATCTGGTGGAAATCGCGCGCGCTCAGGATGGCAGTTTTCTCGCCGTCATATTTGCACAACCGGCTGAAGAGAACCGTCCGAATCGGGACGTTAATCCCGACTCCCAGCGTGTCGGTGCCGCAAATAATTTTGAGCAGTCCTTTTTGGGCCAATTGCTCGACCAGCACCCGGTACTTGGGCAACAACCCGGCATGATGGAGACCTATCCCATGCTTGAGCCATTTGCGGATTTCCGGCCCGTATGGGCTGCTGAACTTGAAGTTTTCCAGCGCGTTGCCGACAGCGGCTTTTTCCTCGCGCGTGCAAACATTAATGCTCGTGAAATCCTGCGCGCTCTGGGCCGCTTCGAGTTGGGTGAAGTGTACCACATACACCGGCGCCTTTTGTTCCCGAACCAGCGTTTCAAGCGTTGTCGCCAGCGGCAGCTCCGAATAGGCGAAGTCGAGAGGGACCGGACGGTGCGTTGATGAGACGCTTACCGTGGGCCGTCCATTGAGTTTGGTCAGTTCCTGCTCGAAAAAGGCCGTGTCTCCGAGCGTGGCGGACATTAGAAGAAAACGCGCCTGGGGCAGGGTAAGCAGAGGAACTTGCCAAGCCACCCCGCGCTCGCGATCGGCGTAGTAATGGAACTCGTCCATAATGACTTCTTGCACTTGGGCGGTGGGACCTTGGCGCAAAGCGATATTAGCCAGGATTTCAGCCGTGCAACATAAGATGGGCGCATCGTGATTGACCGTGGCGTCACCCGTGCTCAATCCGACGTTCTCGGGCCCGAATTCGCGGCACAGAGCGAGCCATTTTTCATTCACCAGCGCCTTGATA
The sequence above is a segment of the Verrucomicrobiia bacterium genome. Coding sequences within it:
- the pgsA gene encoding CDP-diacylglycerol--glycerol-3-phosphate 3-phosphatidyltransferase, producing MTTANKVTILRILLIPFFVVEVLYYGNGHNEVNRLLALLTFAVASICDGVDGYIARRYNQRSELGAILDPLADKLLLVSGIIVLSFDHRPYLDVLPLWLAGTIIGRDILLLAGLIVIQWTVGKVNVRPRMLGKLATLLQMIVILWILLKWDKRWLFGWTLSTALCTGISGLLYVWDGSRQLSAHPASSPAKQ
- a CDS encoding peroxiredoxin, translated to MAISVGSKAPDFTLKSKQASGLVDLKLSNNFGKKNTVLLFFPAAFTSVCTSEMCDISAGLNAYSGLNADVIGVSVDSPFAQEAWAQKEHIKFPLASDLNKDVIKKYDVVFPMLAGIGDTAARAAFVIDKNGVVQYSEQTPTPKDLPHFDKVKETLAKLT
- a CDS encoding TolC family protein, with translation MKSTAPFLAGVGLLILLGAAGCTTKYFRKSADKQVYGIVRNKSPAVPNMDPHFTIEQTNSPLLEQLPISTNAPDFLGAYGERERGARALSLESALALAIHYSRSYQSRKEQLYLSALNLTLSRHRFTPIFNAEGNINYGGETERAVAYQLNQATGLLEPVVSDSLVEQQRIAANGTLLGADWLIRGVGELSASLTADFIRFVTGGPQTLSQSQLNASFTRPLLQNAAFKAEMEALTQDERQVLYDLRDFTRYRKDFAVQIATAYYGVLGSRDAARNNFLNLKSSRKNAERSRALAQEGRITQSDLGRLEQQELTAESSWINAIRNYQQALDNFKLQLGLSVDANLVLEDRELERLQIRDPKLSVDESIRIALVARLDYLNVKDELGDAGRKVDVAISALKPRVDFVSTVNMSSNPDRTGGLQMPDPQRYSWSAGALVDPGLDRLPQRNNYRTALITRERARRAVDEQEDQIKLQVRDSWRTLDQAKRNYEISEIGVTIAQRRVEEQNLLAELGRAKALDQVDAENSLNDSKNQRTQALVTHTIARLQFWDNLGILYIKDNGQWEETHDANSK
- a CDS encoding efflux RND transporter periplasmic adaptor subunit, producing the protein MQTASNLVTSFWRRPRWWLLAAGLALAAAALVFWPPGSKSGANGPVFAARRGPLEITLLEGGSLQALESQEIKCEVRVGYQGTKILKIVEEGYLVTDDDVKTNKVLVELDSSDLQKQLIQQEIQYQSALASLIDAQQSYEIQVSQNESDIKDAELKARFARMDFDKFLGDSVTAQIIAQVGLDKLLAAASTNDVEQTTRADEAAPDQPVTGSMAAPEPGPNHSPTNQPAAIQTAEIRLVNGAVASKATPIMTNTAQPLRVAQAPSANHDPNEMDSTNSMMVDFSPYASLDKLGDGEAKQKVRQFEDDLQVAEKELGQAKSTLEGTRRLFEKGFVTKTDLERDDIAYENSRLKVQTAGSARDLFLKYDFLKSAEDTLSKFAQSVRELDKARRVAISKMAQARAKLKSAQAQHQVQLRQRDDFKEQLDKCTIHATKTGLVVYGSAGDDMFYYGGQEQIREGATVRERQAIITIPDMTRMSVKVKIHESYIKKIKKGQKVRITVDAFPDKALTGEVSKVGVLPDSQNRWLNPDLKVYLTTITVDGTQDWAKPGMSAKVEILVDTISNCVYVPVQAVSPDGDRQVCFLPHGAKPERREVQIGGFNDEFIEIKSGLKEGELVLLKAPDGLQPQTPALPGKPPEKPKPQLPSGPAVSPATLPASPPVQARKA
- a CDS encoding ABC transporter ATP-binding protein translates to MPPIVQFENVRKTYRMGSVTVEALRGISFDVHSGDYISIMGPSGCGKSTLLNLLGCLDHPTSGRYLLGGEDVSAMSDDALSAIRGTRLGFVFQSYNLIQQLTVLENIEVPLYYQGRPEKESREAARCLAERVGLDARLEHKPFELSGGQQQRVAIARALVNDPLVLLADEPTGNLDSTSGGEILHLFDDLNSQGKTLILVTHDTSISRHARRAIRLCDGEIESDVNGQPPP
- a CDS encoding ABC transporter permease, translating into MRLGIRSLWLHRLRSLLTVLGIVFGVCSVIAMLAIGEGASFEAQEQIKNLGSQNIIIRSVKPPEEQKVSDKGSENYVLQYGLTYPDVKRIRLTIPGVTVVLPARNIREYVWNISRRVDCEVVGTVPWYPQMRNHQVAMGRFFTDTDMDGKASVCVLGAEMVPALFPLESPLGKHVRVGSEYYQVIGVMEPRGPEANADGSQDNTKAAVHRMFIPLETAKLRFGEILLRRRSGSFAAERVQLHEATVKVASLEEVTGAADAIKEVLQRNHKKVDYEVIVPLELLRRAERTKEIFNIVLGSIAAISLLVGGIGIMNIMLASVTERTREIGIRRALGARRRDIILQFLVETVLLSGAGGILGVFLGLAIPFIVSHAAGMKTIVTVWSPFLAFSISAIVGVVFGLYPALRAANMDPVEALRHE
- a CDS encoding DUF3516 domain-containing protein gives rise to the protein MTLYDLIPRGEDLSNNILLSRFLDYTQGKGLQLYPAQESAILELFEEKNVILNTPTGSGKSLVAAALHFKALTQGKRSIYTCPIKALVNEKWLALCREFGPENVGLSTGDATVNHDAPILCCTAEILANIALRQGPTAQVQEVIMDEFHYYADRERGVAWQVPLLTLPQARFLLMSATLGDTAFFEQELTKLNGRPTVSVSSTHRPVPLDFAYSELPLATTLETLVREQKAPVYVVHFTQLEAAQSAQDFTSINVCTREEKAAVGNALENFKFSSPYGPEIRKWLKHGIGLHHAGLLPKYRVLVEQLAQKGLLKIICGTDTLGVGINVPIRTVLFSRLCKYDGEKTAILSARDFHQIAGRAGRKGFDERGWVVAQAPEHVVENLKLEHKAARDGKKAVKRKPPEWNFVNWDKNTFARLMAAQPERLASRFQVSHGMLLNVLSRKGDGCRAMQTLIRDCHETPKAKRAHLKRAWQLFRSLVERKIVEFIPRTAEGAYLRVNIELQEDFSMDRTLSLYLLETLPLVDPQAPDYPLVLLTLVESIVEDPDLILRKQLDKVKDQKMAEMKMAGIEYDERIEELEKLEYPKPNREFIYSTFNAFADKHPWVGQENIRPKSIAREMFENFRSFSDYIRDYELQRAEGLLLRHLNGVYKVLAQTVPDTAKGDTVREMEIYLRTMIRQVDSSLLDEWEKMRYPNYQRAEEKELRPPGAEEAAPDVTRDTKTFTAAVRNRIFSFLRGLVNDDAGQALTYLSSDLDCEGQPWTAGRLRQALDGYYAGHERICLDPEARNLRHTHVLPSEDRASWRVQQMLVDPEGHNDWVAEFEIDLGESRKAGEPVLRLRRVEGL